The genomic stretch GTAGCAAGGGATTTCTACAGCCGGTGTGGTTGGCGGTCTGAGAGGCGCCTCGCTTCATGATGATGTGTCACCTTTTTCTTCTAGTCATATTTAGATGGCCCATTCATGTTGAGACTCTTTGTGGCCCATGAGGTGTAATACGTTGTAATACTTTCCGAATAGGTTTTAATAAAGGGTCATATGCATCCAAGTTCTCCAAGTTCCCTCGGGCTCACTCGGCCCGCGAAGGCTGCCGCCCGTCGTCCAAGTTCGCAGCCCGTTTACGTCCGACCCAGGCGCGCACGGCACGACACCACGCGATATCACGCCACGGCCCTAGTAGACTCCAAAACCTCGTCtgcccttctcccccagccgcgtcgccgccccgccgccccctCTCGCACTGCCGCCGCGATGGAGGCCCTTCACGACGAGACGCCCTTCGACCTCGACTTCCACCCCTCCGCCCCCCTCGTCGTCACCTCCCTCATCAACGGCGAGCTCCACCTGTAAGCACCGCCCAATCGACCCTCTCCCGCTCCCCCTCCCGAGGAACTAACCGGTTCTAATTTCCGCTGCCTCTTGCAGTTTCCGCTACGCCGACGGGTTGCAGCCCGAGAGGTACTCACGATAACCCCTGCTCCCCTCCTAATGCTTTGTTAATTTTGTAGCATGGTGCTGATTGCTCTGGCTTCATGCTTTGGCTGCTCAGTCTGCCGGTGTTCGTAGACATAGAGTTTATATCTTGAGCTGCCAAACAGTTTTAGCGTAGGCTCTTGCTTCCTTGACGTTTGTAACTGTTAGAGGTATCCTAATTGCACGAGGTGGAACAGTTCAGTTGGTTAATCCAGAAGAGCTCCTGTAGGTTTTTACTCTATTCTACTAGTTTTTTGTACAATCAATTTTAGCTATCTCGCTTTTGCAGTCCATGGTAGCTAGTTCAGAAAGCTGTTTATGTGTGAGACAGTGTTGGTATTTGAGTTGAATGGGTGCATGTGAGATCAAATATTAAGTGTCTCACGGATTCTTTAACTAATAATGCGTACACTTCTCTTGGGAATCCTTTCTGTCTGTCTGTCTTAGTTTTGTTTGATGTTGGAGCTTTTTTTCATGTTAAAATACAATTCTTAAGTAGTTTCCAGCTATTAGAGATTGCTGATAAATGTTATTTCGCTGTAATTTTTAAGGTTGTTTGCGGTAAAAGCTCACGAGGAGTCGTGTAGAGCTGTTCGTTTTGTGGACTCAGGAACTGGTAATGAGCCCCTTTTAATCCCAGCACCTCCAGCATTGCAAACCAATTGCCATGCATTTTATGTGTGATTCTGATCTTCTGGCagcttttttaaaattttcttatTCACCATACCACTACAAATTTAGTTGCTCTACATTGTCATTTGCAATCAATACCCATATCAGAGGTGAAGGCACCTCGATTGTCATGCTACATGCTCTAACCAGGTCCTGTGGGCTCTCTTGATTTTGTGGCTTGTTTCAGTGATTCTGACGGGATCTGCTGATAGCTCAATTCTTGCTTCCGATGTAGAAACAGGCAAAGCTATTGCCCGTTTGGAGGATGCACATGAGtatgcttgttttttttttctcctgtTGATTTTAGCCAAATTTAATATTTTATGCTTTCTTAGTGTCTTTATTTTCTTGATGTTTTCAGTAATGCAATAAACCGCGTTGTCTGTCTTACTGAAACTACAGTTGCTTCAGGCGATGATGAGGGTTGCATTAAGGTATTGAATGGTGTACCAATTATTAAATCGTATACCCTTTAAATGTTGGCCTGTTTCTCACCATTTGTTCCGAGTGTATAATAAAATTATACCCAAGCTTATTTATACCCAGGCACCTGTTCTAAGTATATAATCATCTATGCTAGGTTGATAATATTTGTAATAGCTGCAATTATGTAACGAGTACCTACGTATGTTTTGGACTGACACAGAGGCATTTGCTAGTGTTTTCGTTGTTTGTTCTTATCATTTTTCGATATTAATAGCAATGGTAAAAAAATCAGTTTACAGTAATCACTTGCAATTTTAGGTGTGGGATACTAGGCAACGATCTTGCTGCAATACTTTTCATCGCCATGAAGATTACATATCAGATATGACCTATGTAGCTGGCTCAAATCAAATATTGGCAACAAGGTACTTAATTTACATTCCTGCAATCTTGATTGCTGCATTAGTTTCATATGCCTTAATTTAATAGGAGCGTATCCTATTGTATGCATGCACAAACTTAGTGTTACATGGCAACAAGGTCTTGCTCTTTGCTCATGGACCATTCAATACCATGACATGGAGTGCTTGGAACCATTTCACTTAGTTCACTTCTCCATGGTGCCGAAATAACACTGTTATTTTGCACATAATTTTATATTTATGTGGCCAATGTTTTATGATTCCTTGAAGTTTTGAGCAGATTTTTTTGCCAATCTGACATTGTTCTTGTTATTTGCAGTGGTGACGGGACTTTATCTGTCAACAATCTTCGTGGTGGCAGGGTGAGTTGCCTTTCCATACATCAAATCTCATCCCCCTGTATTAAATAAATCCTTATTCCAAGTTTTGGGTTTAAGAGCTACTATATTTATAGATTTACCTTCAACCTTGCATAACCCAGTCATGCCTAATCTGCTAATAGGTAAAGGCACAATCTGAATTTTCTGAAGATGAATTGTTATCCTTGGTGATAATGAAGGTAATTACTTTCGCTGAACAACTTTTGCTGATCAACACCCTTCATCTGTAACTTAAAAGTCACTGACATAACTTAACCTTTGTGATTCTCAGAATGGTCAAAAAGTTGTTTGTGGAACACCAAGTGGAGCTATATTGTTGTATTCGTGGGGACATTTTAAGGACTGCAGGTAAATATGGTTTCATCATTGCACTGGCAGAAGAAATAAAATAGTACCCTTTGATTTACATCATCACTCACTGGCAGGAATATTATTCTTTGTAAAATGTATAGCAATGCATAACTGACGATATACCTCTTCTGAAACGCAAACCATGAAAGCACACATTATATTCTCTAGTTCTCTGTTTGTTTATCAAATTAGCCATACAATATAATGATATTACACTTATTATCTTGATACTTCTATAGCCCTTGACTATGCTGCTATGGCCCTTGACTAATATTTACATCTGTAGGCGTTATGTTTGTGCATGTGAGGCTCTTATTTTCTCACGGTTAGAGAATAAGGCTCTTTTTTAATGTGGAACTCCAAGAAtgttactccctctctcacagtttataaggcacacgcgtacccctaggtcgcaaatttgatcaagttagcattagttatatgttataaaaattatatcattagaaagttcagatgttctattttctaatgatataaat from Lolium rigidum isolate FL_2022 chromosome 4, APGP_CSIRO_Lrig_0.1, whole genome shotgun sequence encodes the following:
- the LOC124707263 gene encoding WD repeat-containing protein 55-like produces the protein MEALHDETPFDLDFHPSAPLVVTSLINGELHLFRYADGLQPERLFAVKAHEESCRAVRFVDSGTVILTGSADSSILASDVETGKAIARLEDAHDNAINRVVCLTETTVASGDDEGCIKVWDTRQRSCCNTFHRHEDYISDMTYVAGSNQILATSGDGTLSVNNLRGGRVKAQSEFSEDELLSLVIMKNGQKVVCGTPSGAILLYSWGHFKDCSDRFLGHSHSVDTLLKLDEETLISGAADGVIRLVSILPNQIKQPLAEHSEYPIEAIGFSHDRKYLGSVSHDKILKLWDMEELLAGPQLDNHNELPEAAAAAEHDELPEANVAVDHNEVAVADSDDDGMDVDMEPSSSNASKSKKKGKGKRRNGFQPDFFADL